The following are encoded together in the Candidatus Thorarchaeota archaeon genome:
- a CDS encoding HAD family hydrolase produces MCFNPLSMKLSDVSAVIFDLGGTLYHPAVQLCDTIREFLFRLGISVQKHMTDDELIEVLTNSAEAWLDNFMLVNNVDVHWRPSQAEWLKYDLVFLQTIGVSDNLSELAHEYQKMWEERLAHTVPVLVDGVTEALDTLKQHGYDLAVASNRFGSPSGFLDEHRILHFFDAVEYTSVPGYRKPSPYMLLRVAERLGYNPRRCIYVGNTIGLDVMAAKNADMRPVLLTGIDHRETGRVPEDVVVIDSIAELVRMLV; encoded by the coding sequence TTGTGTTTCAATCCTCTGTCCATGAAACTCAGCGATGTCTCTGCAGTGATATTCGATCTTGGCGGTACGCTCTACCATCCTGCAGTCCAGCTCTGTGACACCATCAGGGAATTCCTCTTCAGACTAGGCATTTCAGTCCAGAAGCACATGACTGACGACGAGCTCATCGAGGTCCTCACGAACTCTGCAGAGGCGTGGCTTGACAACTTCATGTTGGTCAACAATGTCGACGTGCACTGGCGACCGTCACAGGCGGAGTGGTTGAAATACGACCTTGTGTTCCTCCAGACGATCGGTGTGTCTGACAATCTATCCGAGCTGGCCCATGAGTATCAGAAGATGTGGGAGGAGAGGCTGGCTCATACAGTGCCAGTGCTTGTGGACGGAGTCACAGAGGCTCTTGACACTCTGAAACAGCACGGCTACGATCTAGCCGTGGCCTCGAATCGGTTTGGCAGCCCGTCTGGTTTTCTGGACGAACATCGAATACTCCACTTCTTCGATGCAGTCGAGTACACATCAGTGCCCGGATACAGAAAGCCGTCGCCATATATGCTACTACGTGTCGCAGAGCGACTAGGTTACAACCCAAGAAGATGCATATACGTGGGAAACACAATAGGGCTCGATGTGATGGCAGCTAAGAATGCAGATATGCGTCCGGTGCTCCTCACAGGGATAGACCATCGCGAGACAGGCAGAGTTCCAGAGGATGTTGTCGTGATCGACAGCATCGCTGAACTCGTCCGAATGCTGGTATAG
- a CDS encoding DNA alkylation repair protein translates to MADARWMAIVEDLRSEGDTKQAQVLAGYLKTSSLEFFGLKIPAIAAITKRHTQGMSHLELAELMPQLWSVPVYEARRAAIVILQSYARRGDPEIGLALVSDWLDDVDTWALVDPMCTEGLGRLVMRSSDVERTVAEWRNSENFWRRRATILPYLYMSLKRNFSEDNVPRIVDSLRPHLADRQFFVAKAVGWVLRELSKRSPGSVRSFIAENRAIMSPLSIREGSEKLQM, encoded by the coding sequence TTGGCAGACGCTCGGTGGATGGCCATAGTTGAGGACCTGCGAAGTGAGGGCGACACGAAGCAGGCCCAAGTACTCGCGGGATACCTGAAGACGTCGAGCTTGGAGTTCTTTGGCCTGAAGATTCCCGCCATAGCGGCTATCACGAAACGACATACACAGGGCATGTCACATCTGGAACTTGCTGAACTGATGCCGCAGCTCTGGTCGGTGCCTGTATATGAGGCAAGACGAGCTGCTATAGTAATACTGCAGTCCTACGCCAGACGTGGAGATCCGGAGATAGGTCTCGCACTCGTATCGGACTGGCTTGATGATGTTGACACATGGGCACTGGTCGACCCGATGTGTACTGAGGGACTGGGCAGGCTGGTGATGAGAAGCTCAGATGTGGAGAGGACGGTGGCAGAGTGGCGCAACAGCGAGAACTTCTGGCGGCGCAGAGCCACCATACTTCCATACCTGTATATGTCACTCAAGCGCAACTTCAGTGAGGACAATGTCCCCAGAATCGTGGACTCCCTGAGACCACACCTAGCTGACCGGCAGTTCTTCGTGGCCAAGGCCGTGGGATGGGTGCTGAGAGAGCTCAGCAAGAGGAGCCCGGGTTCTGTGAGAAGCTTCATCGCGGAGAACAGGGCGATCATGAGTCCGCTCTCGATACGAGAGGGCAGTGAGAAACTGCAGATGTGA
- a CDS encoding methyltransferase domain-containing protein — protein MENLAKADWDDPQRVKGLIDSYTERYGEVFWSALLHVLGSRRRDTVVELGCGPGLFLVDAVGRLGSSFVYGLDASQEMLARARDFLRQVLPEDRFRLVRVDFDTESISVGSPGADLCFAGYLLHEVANPVGLLTQTAALLRPEGACAVFDFVSGDEEGFVKAMVGRGVSEEHARRRYPHMCKHSLEDLTDVFSRSGYASISHVLADGFRAIVVGVRSRSQRVEASSVSNTHSSRRSSPWAHDDSEVKCPSCQSTKVFRVLDRWALSRGVQVFQCTSCGRKFYERGVDDYQPTF, from the coding sequence ATGGAGAATCTTGCCAAGGCCGACTGGGACGACCCTCAGAGAGTCAAGGGTCTCATAGACTCCTACACAGAAAGATACGGCGAAGTCTTCTGGAGTGCTCTTCTCCATGTACTGGGTTCGAGAAGGAGGGACACCGTTGTCGAACTGGGATGCGGCCCGGGTCTGTTCTTGGTGGACGCAGTGGGGCGCCTTGGGTCCAGCTTCGTCTATGGGCTTGACGCAAGCCAAGAGATGCTTGCTCGCGCAAGGGACTTCTTGAGGCAGGTCCTTCCCGAGGACCGCTTCCGTCTTGTAAGAGTTGACTTTGACACTGAGTCCATCAGTGTGGGCTCCCCGGGCGCAGACCTCTGTTTTGCAGGTTATCTGCTTCACGAGGTGGCCAATCCTGTTGGTCTCCTAACCCAGACTGCGGCCCTTCTTCGGCCGGAAGGTGCTTGTGCAGTCTTCGACTTTGTCTCGGGTGATGAGGAGGGTTTCGTCAAGGCCATGGTTGGACGTGGCGTTTCCGAGGAACACGCTCGAAGAAGGTATCCTCACATGTGTAAACACAGTCTTGAAGACTTGACAGATGTCTTCAGTCGGTCAGGCTATGCGTCCATAAGTCATGTATTGGCAGATGGTTTTCGTGCCATCGTTGTTGGAGTACGATCCCGGTCACAGCGTGTGGAGGCGTCCAGCGTTTCCAATACACACAGTAGTCGTCGCAGCTCTCCATGGGCGCATGATGACTCAGAGGTGAAGTGCCCCTCGTGTCAAAGCACGAAGGTCTTCAGGGTGCTGGACAGATGGGCCCTCTCACGTGGAGTTCAGGTGTTCCAGTGCACTTCATGTGGGAGGAAGTTCTATGAGCGGGGAGTTGATGACTACCAACCGACATTCTGA
- a CDS encoding ABC transporter ATP-binding protein, whose translation MEPDTDLAVECHEVFREFQDGSRVISVLKGTNLKVRRGEFIAIVGASGSGKTTLLNLIGGLDRPTRGLIRVDGVDITSLDDERMSEMRRDKIGVLFQDQHLLPVLTSLENVEVPMLLKEIRAKKRHARAMALLKAVGIDHRAYHMPHELSGGMRSRVALARALANDPAVLLCDEPTGDLDHKTGGEVIRLMRDLAKKDNRAVLVVTHDPEVARMADRVMLLRDGQLVEELVSEFFRHSGVDVDSERAADGNTNPDA comes from the coding sequence TTGGAACCAGATACTGACCTTGCAGTTGAGTGTCACGAAGTCTTCAGGGAGTTCCAGGATGGCTCGAGAGTGATCAGCGTACTCAAGGGTACAAATCTCAAGGTGCGCCGGGGCGAGTTCATAGCTATTGTCGGTGCCTCCGGCTCGGGCAAGACAACTCTTCTGAATCTGATTGGTGGTCTGGACCGACCGACCCGCGGTCTGATTCGAGTGGATGGTGTGGACATTACGAGTCTCGATGACGAGCGGATGTCGGAGATGCGCCGTGACAAGATAGGTGTCCTGTTCCAAGACCAACATCTCCTGCCTGTGCTCACATCCCTTGAGAACGTTGAGGTCCCCATGCTTCTGAAGGAGATTCGTGCCAAGAAGCGTCATGCACGTGCAATGGCATTGCTCAAAGCAGTAGGGATTGATCATAGGGCCTATCACATGCCGCATGAGCTGTCCGGTGGAATGCGATCCAGAGTTGCTCTCGCCCGTGCTCTTGCTAATGACCCCGCCGTTCTGTTGTGTGATGAACCGACTGGTGACCTAGACCACAAGACCGGTGGCGAGGTCATACGACTCATGCGCGACTTGGCGAAGAAGGACAACCGAGCTGTGCTTGTCGTTACTCATGACCCTGAGGTTGCCCGTATGGCAGACAGAGTCATGTTGCTCCGGGATGGTCAGCTTGTTGAGGAACTTGTAAGCGAGTTCTTCCGCCACAGCGGCGTGGACGTTGACTCAGAACGAGCAGCAGATGGCAATACCAATCCAGACGCATAG
- a CDS encoding DUF763 domain-containing protein, whose product MERSYVKRAGIADLKLHPGKAPHWLVKRMMPMASAICEFIVDEYGTLELLRRLSDPVYFQALSNVLGYDWDSSGSTTVTCGVLKSVLGFEQHQMIAVGGKGMAALKTPEKLRALDDYGMDGAALGHISRMVAKVDNAAVQDGYQLYQHVFFVDDKQNWAVVQQGMDSRTSDARRYHWISESVDSFVEEPHSGMISGRVSNDTLDMTAQGSQECRSTSVDLVKEEPVRLKRLFEDLRPYGESTLIPWVEPSRKVILLPSYKVLPKRIDWAAVRRAYETQPSNYEELLGVNGIGPAAVRGLALVAEMIFGAETSWSDPVRMTFAFGGKDGVPFPVPRKEYDEAIQFMEQTLSEAKMGRRDRVVALQRLKRFSPPVLREM is encoded by the coding sequence TTGGAGCGATCCTACGTGAAGAGAGCAGGCATCGCAGACCTGAAGCTGCATCCGGGGAAGGCCCCCCACTGGCTTGTGAAGAGAATGATGCCCATGGCCAGTGCCATCTGCGAGTTCATAGTGGATGAGTATGGGACTCTTGAACTCCTCAGAAGACTCTCAGACCCGGTGTACTTTCAGGCACTCTCCAATGTGCTCGGATATGACTGGGACAGCTCCGGATCCACCACTGTCACATGTGGCGTACTGAAGTCCGTGCTGGGCTTCGAGCAACACCAGATGATAGCAGTCGGAGGCAAGGGAATGGCCGCCCTCAAGACGCCTGAGAAGCTACGGGCACTGGATGACTATGGCATGGACGGGGCAGCACTCGGTCACATCAGCCGGATGGTTGCAAAGGTGGACAACGCTGCCGTGCAGGATGGCTACCAGCTGTACCAGCACGTCTTCTTTGTCGATGACAAGCAGAACTGGGCAGTGGTCCAACAGGGGATGGACAGCAGAACAAGTGACGCCAGAAGGTACCACTGGATATCAGAGTCCGTCGACAGCTTCGTGGAAGAACCACACAGTGGGATGATATCCGGTCGTGTCAGCAACGACACACTTGACATGACAGCACAAGGCTCTCAGGAGTGTAGAAGCACATCAGTAGACCTTGTCAAGGAGGAGCCTGTGCGGCTGAAACGCCTGTTCGAAGACCTCAGGCCTTACGGGGAGTCAACGCTCATACCATGGGTTGAGCCCAGCAGAAAGGTCATACTACTCCCGTCATACAAGGTCCTCCCAAAGAGAATTGACTGGGCTGCTGTACGGAGGGCCTATGAGACCCAGCCGAGCAACTACGAGGAGCTATTGGGAGTCAATGGGATTGGGCCCGCAGCGGTCAGAGGTCTTGCACTCGTTGCAGAGATGATCTTTGGAGCTGAGACCTCATGGTCCGACCCAGTACGCATGACCTTCGCCTTTGGTGGAAAGGACGGGGTGCCGTTCCCGGTGCCACGAAAGGAATATGACGAAGCCATCCAGTTCATGGAACAGACACTCAGCGAAGCCAAGATGGGACGAAGAGATAGAGTTGTTGCGCTTCAGAGACTGAAGCGGTTCAGCCCACCAGTGCTGAGGGAGATGTGA
- a CDS encoding M28 family peptidase, whose amino-acid sequence MTTQKSHEVANNGCLLVICIMVMLVAPTVQSATVPSTGNHGPAASVFDRALLADTNHVEIRSVWSQVWSNASTSNIQSWVASLSTTFPSRVWTSSGTPSSNLMSAWAWANNTLEAITGGTLVFRQITPYKSLVAVKNATGIGMHKRGAVIVSGVIDTEVDCPGANDVGASVAAVLETARLLNNLTLYCDVYYILNSAGRRDSSQDLGSHAIVQWLDEQQIPVVFALTFDRLLFNRVTYVHGTKIFVRSLSSSQYYESEWITDLMVMLSETYGTARFQYTQDHAFGMNSLAGEMWAVGIPAVHVTQGYWPDGISGSIVDTFDYAYFQYDKAREAVACISCVVAYVGSLGSGAAPSFRNDIVLAAGIGVSQRHQMTYTSYINVTATWSGNQTVRGQIRKAGTTTDLYSRSGTGGLLKMKYLCTQLDEYEIVLVNMGTTSANITVETTFIMDCDGDTLSDLYEFSRGTDPYNKDTDGDFLTDSFELWYGSDPTSSDSDSDGASDYDEYSSGSSLVDSDSDNDGLEDGFEMELGTSPVLSDTDGDGLSDYDEHYAYFTSPLDKDTDRDGLEDGFEIQAGLSPLAPDSDGDSLNDLFEVLNGLNPLARDTDSDGWSDAYEVEYCLLPNSADTDNDGIADSIDWDPRNHWVNQMAPVGLLVILSLIAVFGFLKHRRYLLTELGQETAVTE is encoded by the coding sequence ATGACAACGCAGAAGTCTCACGAGGTTGCCAACAACGGGTGCCTTCTTGTCATATGCATCATGGTCATGCTCGTCGCACCAACGGTCCAGAGTGCGACAGTACCGAGCACTGGAAACCATGGGCCAGCAGCTTCAGTGTTTGACAGAGCGTTGCTGGCGGACACGAACCATGTGGAAATCAGAAGCGTGTGGAGTCAAGTCTGGAGCAATGCCTCCACATCGAACATCCAGAGTTGGGTCGCCAGTCTCTCCACGACCTTTCCATCTCGCGTCTGGACGTCATCTGGAACCCCTTCAAGCAACCTGATGTCAGCGTGGGCATGGGCGAACAACACACTTGAAGCAATCACCGGAGGCACACTTGTCTTCAGACAGATCACTCCGTACAAGAGCCTTGTCGCCGTGAAAAACGCCACCGGCATCGGAATGCATAAGCGCGGAGCAGTCATAGTCTCGGGGGTAATTGACACTGAAGTGGACTGTCCGGGCGCAAATGATGTGGGGGCCAGCGTGGCAGCGGTCTTGGAGACTGCACGGCTGCTGAACAATCTGACGCTGTACTGTGATGTGTACTACATACTGAACAGTGCCGGTAGGCGGGACTCGAGCCAAGACCTCGGGAGTCATGCGATTGTTCAGTGGCTTGACGAACAACAGATACCCGTTGTCTTCGCTCTCACCTTTGACAGACTGCTGTTCAATCGAGTGACCTACGTCCATGGGACCAAGATATTCGTGAGGAGTTTGTCCTCCAGTCAGTACTATGAGTCTGAGTGGATCACAGACCTGATGGTAATGCTGTCAGAGACCTATGGGACTGCTCGATTCCAGTACACGCAAGACCACGCATTCGGGATGAATTCTCTTGCAGGAGAGATGTGGGCAGTGGGTATTCCTGCAGTTCATGTCACACAAGGTTACTGGCCTGACGGCATTAGTGGGAGCATAGTCGACACTTTCGACTACGCCTACTTTCAATACGACAAGGCTAGAGAGGCTGTGGCCTGCATAAGCTGTGTGGTCGCATACGTGGGATCACTTGGGTCAGGCGCAGCCCCATCCTTCAGGAATGATATCGTTCTTGCTGCAGGCATTGGGGTCTCACAACGGCACCAGATGACATACACGAGCTACATCAACGTGACGGCCACATGGTCCGGCAATCAGACAGTCAGAGGGCAGATTCGAAAGGCTGGCACAACAACCGACCTGTATTCTAGGTCAGGGACTGGGGGGCTACTGAAGATGAAATACCTATGCACCCAGCTTGATGAGTATGAGATTGTGCTTGTGAACATGGGAACGACATCAGCAAACATCACAGTTGAAACCACCTTCATCATGGACTGCGACGGTGACACCCTCTCAGACCTGTATGAGTTCTCGAGAGGGACCGATCCCTACAACAAGGACACTGATGGAGACTTCCTGACCGATTCCTTCGAGTTGTGGTACGGTTCGGACCCGACTTCGAGTGACAGTGACTCGGACGGCGCGTCAGACTATGACGAATACAGCTCGGGTTCGAGTCTCGTGGATTCGGACTCTGACAATGACGGTCTTGAGGACGGATTCGAAATGGAACTGGGTACCAGTCCAGTTCTGAGTGACACGGATGGAGATGGACTCTCAGACTACGATGAGCACTATGCGTATTTCACGAGTCCCTTGGACAAAGACACAGACCGAGATGGACTCGAAGACGGATTCGAAATACAGGCGGGACTGAGTCCGCTCGCGCCAGACTCGGACGGCGACAGTCTCAATGACCTCTTCGAAGTGCTTAATGGCCTCAATCCACTCGCCCGTGATACTGACTCTGATGGTTGGAGTGACGCATACGAAGTCGAATACTGCCTGTTGCCGAACAGTGCGGACACGGACAATGACGGGATTGCAGACTCAATCGATTGGGACCCGCGAAACCACTGGGTCAATCAGATGGCACCAGTCGGCCTGCTGGTCATACTGAGTCTGATAGCAGTCTTTGGGTTCCTCAAGCACCGCCGCTACCTGCTCACAGAATTAGGTCAAGAGACAGCTGTGACCGAATGA
- the mobB gene encoding molybdopterin-guanine dinucleotide biosynthesis protein B, producing MTRSPRVFGVSGFSDSGKTTLIESLIPVLCRKGYRVATVKSSRENVLPPVGSDTYRHLKAGSHMAVLLGPSTTTVSFCVRRPLAELLSADIDFILIEGMKKSAIPKVWCVSDDDGETSPVETESIVAFVGSQGVKPHWAATTARLLSPDQVDEIVNMILDHAIAFSELSDHEM from the coding sequence ATGACAAGGAGTCCACGCGTCTTTGGCGTGTCAGGGTTTTCAGACTCCGGGAAGACTACGCTCATTGAAAGCCTGATTCCAGTCTTGTGTAGGAAGGGTTACCGTGTCGCAACTGTCAAGAGCTCGAGAGAGAATGTCCTCCCTCCGGTAGGCTCTGACACTTACCGGCACCTGAAAGCAGGGTCGCATATGGCGGTACTGCTAGGTCCAAGCACTACCACTGTCAGCTTCTGCGTCAGAAGACCTCTTGCCGAACTGCTCTCTGCAGACATCGATTTCATACTCATTGAGGGAATGAAGAAGAGTGCCATACCTAAGGTCTGGTGCGTGTCTGACGATGACGGCGAGACCTCTCCTGTCGAAACAGAGTCGATAGTTGCATTCGTAGGAAGTCAGGGAGTGAAACCCCACTGGGCGGCGACCACTGCAAGACTGCTGAGCCCCGATCAGGTTGACGAGATTGTGAACATGATCTTGGATCACGCAATAGCGTTCTCGGAACTGAGCGACCATGAGATGTAG
- a CDS encoding MBL fold metallo-hydrolase, whose translation MIEVEQFRDDIVCVKTATESNGQPIMWVYSYLIGKVLFDAGCANAASEFASVVGKHPPEMLLVSHSHEDHVGACSQLEHNTPVYARPAVIPILRAPPVIGEFFSYVWGQPGPVEDVRVIPTSVESGDYYLELVELPGHGRDMVGFYEPRKRWLFSADAVPLPSKKQIAIDDENVPRMISTMEKIQQMDIAVLFDSHRGPIQSPREHIQKRIDYLKGIAERARVLHEEGVSIDDIVKALEFEAPWYMDLTGRRFGMDYLIRSLLFDKP comes from the coding sequence ATGATAGAGGTGGAGCAGTTCCGCGACGACATCGTCTGTGTGAAGACTGCAACAGAGAGCAACGGTCAGCCAATAATGTGGGTCTATTCCTATCTGATTGGGAAGGTGCTCTTTGATGCCGGCTGTGCCAATGCTGCATCAGAGTTTGCATCTGTGGTAGGCAAGCATCCGCCAGAGATGCTCTTGGTGAGTCACTCCCACGAGGACCATGTGGGGGCATGCTCCCAACTGGAACACAACACACCGGTGTACGCTCGACCTGCTGTGATTCCGATACTGAGAGCACCTCCGGTCATTGGTGAGTTCTTCAGCTATGTCTGGGGACAGCCTGGACCCGTAGAGGATGTAAGGGTCATCCCAACGAGCGTGGAGTCGGGCGACTACTACCTGGAACTGGTCGAACTACCCGGCCACGGACGTGACATGGTGGGGTTCTACGAGCCGCGGAAGAGGTGGTTGTTCTCAGCGGACGCAGTGCCTCTGCCTTCTAAGAAACAGATTGCAATCGATGACGAGAACGTCCCGCGGATGATTTCCACAATGGAGAAGATCCAGCAGATGGACATTGCGGTTCTCTTTGACTCCCACCGGGGCCCGATCCAAAGCCCCCGTGAGCACATTCAGAAGAGAATTGACTACCTGAAGGGCATTGCTGAGAGAGCGCGGGTGCTGCATGAAGAGGGAGTCAGCATAGATGACATCGTGAAAGCCCTGGAGTTTGAAGCACCTTGGTACATGGACCTGACGGGCCGCCGGTTCGGGATGGACTATCTAATCAGGTCATTGCTCTTCGACAAGCCCTAG
- a CDS encoding tetratricopeptide repeat protein encodes MSLESDALAAVEKYLQSNPSDAAAWNVKGVLLAKMEDFGGALRALDTALRLNPELAEAHTNRGRVLLALGPEKAKEAIQSFERALQLAPGDTEALRDKAAALRLLGRSKEELDIIESLVEKMPSEPSLWIRRGDLELELGLLEDGVRSYDRALELRAELVPALVHRALALGLLERWKEAIKSAESATELAPDNMEAWRVLADVNIRAERYKHAMRALERAAKLDPTDASVENTMGMVAYKSGALQSAVEHFTRAIVRDKKHVSAHRNLGLLYMELEQWAEAEETLFRLTRFYRDDPDVWDAHATACARLEDFCAATESWENARRLYRKKDNEREAERVQNLGRAARINCSRQKKAYRAQREHEKATRTFYDRFELRKKKQRE; translated from the coding sequence ATGTCACTCGAGAGCGACGCCCTTGCTGCTGTTGAGAAGTACCTGCAGTCGAATCCAAGTGATGCGGCTGCATGGAATGTGAAAGGGGTGCTTCTGGCGAAGATGGAGGACTTCGGAGGTGCGCTTCGGGCTCTTGACACTGCACTGCGGCTGAACCCCGAGTTGGCTGAGGCTCACACTAACAGGGGCCGCGTGCTGCTTGCCCTCGGGCCCGAGAAGGCCAAGGAGGCAATCCAGTCCTTTGAGAGGGCGCTTCAGCTTGCTCCGGGTGACACAGAGGCGCTTCGTGACAAGGCAGCAGCTCTGCGCTTGCTAGGTCGCTCAAAGGAGGAGCTTGACATCATCGAGTCTCTGGTCGAGAAGATGCCGTCTGAGCCCTCGCTCTGGATTCGAAGAGGTGACCTAGAACTTGAGCTTGGTCTGTTGGAAGACGGAGTGAGAAGCTACGACCGTGCGCTTGAGCTTCGGGCCGAGCTTGTCCCTGCTCTGGTTCACCGCGCGCTGGCATTGGGCCTACTCGAACGATGGAAAGAGGCTATCAAGTCCGCTGAGTCTGCGACAGAGCTTGCACCTGACAACATGGAGGCCTGGCGGGTCTTGGCTGATGTGAACATCCGCGCGGAGCGCTACAAACATGCTATGCGTGCACTTGAAAGAGCAGCCAAGCTAGACCCCACGGACGCCTCGGTGGAGAACACCATGGGCATGGTGGCGTACAAGTCCGGAGCACTCCAGTCCGCTGTGGAGCACTTCACCAGAGCAATAGTGCGGGACAAGAAGCATGTGTCTGCCCACCGCAATCTTGGACTCTTGTACATGGAGCTTGAGCAGTGGGCGGAGGCCGAGGAGACACTCTTCCGACTGACTAGATTCTACAGAGATGACCCCGATGTCTGGGACGCTCATGCGACTGCCTGTGCGCGACTGGAGGACTTCTGCGCGGCTACTGAGTCTTGGGAGAATGCACGGCGGCTATACCGGAAGAAAGACAACGAACGTGAGGCCGAGCGGGTGCAGAACCTAGGCCGTGCTGCAAGAATAAACTGCTCAAGGCAGAAGAAGGCATACAGAGCTCAACGCGAACATGAAAAGGCCACACGGACGTTCTATGACCGTTTTGAGCTCAGGAAGAAGAAGCAGCGTGAATGA